The window AACAAAAATAGGAGGTAGACAATGGTACGAGAAATCATTAATCAAATCTTAGATAGCTTACCAGAAGAGGAATTGGAGAAAATTCAATATTTATTACAAGATATTGAGAAAGATTATTTGTTTCACAAGAGCTTCACAGATAAAGATATCATGATTACATATTGTGAAAATCCACAATCGATTAACAAGAAATGGGATAGTATTTTCGCCAAAAATATTAGTGAGGAAATGAAGCACAGTATTTTTTACGATCAGTTTAAGTGGCATATTTTTAGCTATGACCAACAAGCTTGCCTAAAAAGAGAAGATGCACGTAAAGCATTTGATGATGTACCGAAGGATGAATTATTTATGATGTATCAATGTGCACCTTATGTGCTGCAATTTAGCGCTGCGAAGGATGTTGTGGCCGCAGATTTCGATTCACAGCAAGATATTTATATTTTTGATCGAGATTTTACTTGGACATAT of the Lysinibacillus fusiformis genome contains:
- a CDS encoding DUF4275 family protein, whose product is MVREIINQILDSLPEEELEKIQYLLQDIEKDYLFHKSFTDKDIMITYCENPQSINKKWDSIFAKNISEEMKHSIFYDQFKWHIFSYDQQACLKREDARKAFDDVPKDELFMMYQCAPYVLQFSAAKDVVAADFDSQQDIYIFDRDFTWTYIHTHEEQCGPYFYNIHE